From the genome of Spinacia oleracea cultivar Varoflay chromosome 2, BTI_SOV_V1, whole genome shotgun sequence, one region includes:
- the LOC110786205 gene encoding long chain acyl-CoA synthetase 4-like, translating into MAEKKYVVEVEKGKEAKDGRPSVGPVYRSVNAKDGFPPLLPGMETCWDIFRMSVEKFPENRMLGCRETGSGKTGDYFWLTYKEVYDTVMKVGASIRSCGINKGERCGIYSTNCPKWMISMQACNAHGLYCVPLYDSLGAGAVEYILCHAEVSIAFVEEKKISEVLKTLPNTTKYLKTLVSFGKVQTNHKEDAERLGLAIYSWDDFLQLGNNQQFDLPEKKKTDICTIMYTSGTTSEPKGVLISNETVVTVVSGINFSLKSINEELSQDDVYLSYLPLAHIFDRVVEELFISIGASIGYWRGDVKLLAEDIKDLKPTLLCSVPRVLERIYSGLMEKISSSGVLKRTLFNAAYSYKLSNLNKGYKHEEASPLFDKIVFSKIKEGLGGKLRLILSGGAPLAPSVETFLRVVTCAHVLQGYGLTESCAASFIAQPHDMAMIGTVGPPVPNVDVCLESVPEMGYDALSSIPSGEVCIRGNTLFTGYYKREDLTEEVMVDGWFHTGDIGEWQSNGCMKIIDRKKNIFKLSQGEYVSVENLENTYSLASEIDAIWVYGNSFQSFLVAVVNPNKQALECWAEEHGILGDFSSICQHPRAKAYIIEKLNKIGKENKLRGFELIKAAYLDPVPFDMERDLMTPTFKKKRPQLLNYYKDIVDSLYQERNQK; encoded by the exons ATGGCAGAGAAGAAGTATGTGGTGGAGGTAGAGAAGGGCAAAGAAGCCAAGGATGGGAGGCCATCGGTTGGACCAGTTTACAGGAGTGTAAATGCTAAAGATGGTTTCCCACCTCTTTTACCAGGAATGGAAACCTGCTGGGATATATTCCG TATGTCAGTTGAGAAATTCCCAGAGAACCGAATGCTTGGATGTCGAGAAACTGGGAGTGGAAAA ACAGGCGACTATTTTTGGTTAACATACAAGGAGGTGTATGACACTGTCATGAAAGTTGGAGCATCTATCCGTAGCTGTGGAATCAATAAA GGAGAGCGATGTGGCATCTACAGTACTAATTGCCCAAAGTGGATGATCAGCATGCAG GCCTGTAACGCTCATGGATTGTATTGTGTCCCTCTCTATGACTCCCTAG GTGCTGGTGCAGTAGAATACATCTTATGTCATGCAGAGGTGTCTATTGCTTTTGTCGAAGAAAAGAAGATTTCAGAG GTTCTCAAGACATTGCCTAATACAACAAAGTACCTGAAAA CACTTGTGAGCTTTGGTAAGGTTCAAACCAACCATAAAGAAGATGCCGAAAGATTAGGCTTGGCAATCTACTCTTGGGATGACTTTCTTCAACTG GGAAACAACCAGCAGTTTGATCTTCCTGAAAAAAAGAAAACAGACATTTGCACAATAATGTATACAAGTGGTACAACAAGCGAGCCCAAGGGAGTATTGATTTCCAATGAAACTGTTGTCACTGTTGTATCTGGCATAAATTTCTCTTTGAAGAGCATAAATGAAGAG CTTAGTCAAGATGATGTATACCTCTCATATCTTCCCCTGGCACATATTTTTGACCGAGTTGTTGAGGAATTGTTCATCTCAATTGGTGCTTCAATAGGATATTGGCGCGGG GATGTCAAACTGTTGGCTGAAGACATCAAAGATTTGAAACCAACACTTCTTTGTTCTGTTCCGCGTGTGCTAGAAAGAATTTATTCAG GTTTGATGGAGAAGATCTCGTCTTCTGGGGTTCTGAAGCGTACACTGTTCAACGCTGCCTACTCCTA CAAATTGAGCAACTTGAACAAAGGGTATAAACATGAAGAGGCATCCCCCCTTTTTGATAAGATTGTTTTTAGCAAG ATCAAGGAGGGTCTAGGAGGGAAACTTCGTTTAATCCTTTCAGGAGGAGCACCTCTTGCTCCTAGTGTTGAAACTTTCCTACGCGTGGTCACATGTGCTCATGTGCTTCAAGGATATG GTCTTACAGAAAGCTGTGCAGCTTCATTCATTGCACAACCTCATGATATGGCAATGATTGGAACTGTGGGACCTCCTGTACCAAATGTTGATGTCTGCTTAGAATCAGTTCCAGAAATGGGATATGATGCTCTTTCCAGCATTCCGAGTGGAGAGGTTTGCATTCGAGGAAATACTCTCTTTACAGGTTACTATAAACGAGAAGACCTCACTGAAGAAGTCATGGTTGATGGCTGGTTCCACACAG GGGATATTGGAGAGTGGCAATCTAATGGATGCATGAAGATCATTGATCGCAAGAAAAACATCTTCAAACTTTCACAGGGAGAATATGTTTCAGTTGAAAACTTGGAGAATACTTACAGTCTTGCTTCCGAAATTGATGCA ATATGGGTTTATGGAAATAGCTTCCAATCTTTCCTCGTTGCTGTAGTTAACCCCAACAAGCAGGCTCTTGAATGCTGGGCTGAAGAACACGGTATTTTAGGTGATTTTAGTTCAATATGCCAGCATCCTAGAGCAAAAGCCTACATTATTGAGAAACTCAACAAGATTGGCAAAGAGAATAAG TTGAGAGGTTTTGAGTTAATAAAGGCAGCATATCTTGACCCTGTGCCATTTGACATGGAACGTGATCTCATGACTCCAACTTTTAAGAAGAAGAGGCCTCAATTGCTCAACTATTATAAG GATATTGTTGACAGCTTATACCAAGAACGGAATCAGAAATGA